A stretch of the Tautonia marina genome encodes the following:
- a CDS encoding FliM/FliN family flagellar motor switch protein, which produces MSNRSIPPEPDPDPLGNLPVLARRHARLANRLRRSEATLRPLLDELEAMIGASIVLDDVDLIPRASGLKRPGAIAQCSWPRLGTRIGLGIEPSLAHAIVDRLLGFDRKEAEHKLQVSPIEWGILGFVVARLLDRLAEAPGPFGPWDLYLDRIGPEPFPPDGLGPIVTLAWPLRVGPVHGVVRLWVPEMLLGLALVDEPPAPPITDAIAQRFAALRIPVRVVAGTLIPPDGRPEPIEGEVLSLSPPEGLTAEVIANADGRPVLLVLGEGNAPHARALALARYSEPDGSSLRILSLIPRSPEASAMPDAPAPANPPVSLAVELGRLNLSLAQVADLRPGDMLDLGRSTDDPILITSGGDPVARGTLVQLDGGLGVRITRLFV; this is translated from the coding sequence ATGAGCAACCGTTCGATCCCTCCCGAGCCCGATCCCGATCCGCTTGGCAATTTGCCGGTGCTCGCTCGCCGCCATGCCCGCCTGGCCAACCGACTACGACGTAGCGAAGCCACCCTCCGCCCGTTGCTCGACGAGCTGGAGGCGATGATCGGCGCCTCGATCGTCCTGGACGACGTGGACCTGATCCCCCGCGCCTCGGGCCTGAAGCGTCCCGGAGCAATCGCGCAGTGTTCCTGGCCTCGCCTGGGAACACGGATCGGCCTCGGGATCGAGCCGAGCCTCGCCCATGCCATCGTCGATCGCCTGCTCGGCTTCGACCGGAAAGAGGCGGAGCACAAGCTCCAGGTCTCCCCGATCGAGTGGGGCATCCTCGGGTTCGTCGTCGCCCGCCTGCTCGACCGCCTGGCCGAGGCCCCAGGCCCGTTCGGCCCCTGGGACCTGTACCTCGACCGCATCGGCCCCGAACCGTTCCCGCCCGACGGCCTCGGTCCGATCGTCACCCTCGCCTGGCCGCTCCGGGTCGGCCCGGTCCACGGGGTCGTCCGCTTGTGGGTTCCCGAGATGCTCCTGGGCCTCGCCCTCGTCGATGAGCCACCCGCCCCGCCGATCACCGACGCCATCGCTCAACGCTTCGCCGCGCTGCGGATCCCCGTCCGGGTCGTGGCCGGCACCCTCATTCCTCCCGACGGTCGCCCTGAACCGATCGAAGGCGAGGTCCTGTCTCTCTCCCCTCCCGAAGGTCTCACCGCCGAAGTGATCGCAAATGCCGATGGCCGCCCCGTCCTGCTTGTTCTGGGCGAAGGGAACGCCCCTCACGCACGAGCCCTTGCCCTGGCTCGGTACTCCGAACCGGATGGTTCCTCCCTGAGGATCCTCAGCCTGATCCCCCGAAGCCCGGAGGCTTCCGCCATGCCCGACGCTCCTGCACCCGCCAATCCCCCTGTCAGCCTCGCCGTCGAGCTGGGCCGACTCAATCTTTCCCTCGCCCAGGTCGCCGACCTGCGCCCTGGCGACATGCTCGACCTGGGCCGATCCACCGACGACCCAATCCTCATCACCTCCGGCGGCGATCCGGTCGCCCGCGGCACCCTCGTCCAGCTTGATGGCGGCCTCGGCGTGCGGATCACGCGGCTGTTCGTCTGA
- a CDS encoding glycosyltransferase family 39 protein — protein sequence MARMPARGVLGIVVVTTMLRLILAAMLGSGNDEAYYALYLDHLDWSYFDHPPMVALVALFGETIGGGQRSLFTLRLGFVLLFAGSTLLIARLASRVYGESAAAPAALALNASWFFGAAVGTFVLPDGPLLFFWLLTIDRLITALDTDPRRWLVPWLGVGLAWGGAMLCKYHAVFLPVGFLAVCLVEPTARRVLKTPGPYLATAVGLLLFSPVIVWNARNEWASFVFQGARASGPLTIDPAALFGAMVAQVFYLLPWMAAALMLVAARIIRHPSPDPDRRRWDRLFLGLALVPFFFFMAVSAIRPVLPHWGLIGVSALMPPLGAAWADRLAQQPRIMRRRLAFIALAPIILTTLALAHVNTGWLQGGGSERITLLPPEADPSRDLFGWDQIADELRRRGLLNRPDTFVFTGHWHVSGQLAHAIGPNTPVLCYHEGDARGFSGWSRPDDWVGQDGILVAIDDRSTEPQCFDRWFERIEPIASFDIVRGGVPIRPVRLFRCVRQTRPFRFDAPPGR from the coding sequence ATCCCCCGATGGTCGCCCTGGTGGCGTTGTTCGGCGAAACGATCGGCGGCGGCCAGCGCTCCCTGTTCACCCTGAGGCTCGGCTTCGTTCTGCTGTTTGCCGGATCCACCCTGCTGATCGCTCGCCTGGCGAGCCGGGTGTACGGGGAATCGGCGGCGGCCCCGGCGGCCCTGGCCTTGAACGCCTCGTGGTTCTTCGGGGCGGCGGTCGGGACCTTCGTCCTGCCGGATGGCCCCCTGCTTTTCTTCTGGCTCCTGACGATCGATCGCCTGATCACAGCCCTCGACACCGACCCTCGACGATGGCTCGTCCCCTGGCTCGGCGTCGGCCTGGCCTGGGGAGGGGCGATGCTCTGCAAATACCACGCGGTGTTCCTCCCCGTCGGGTTCCTGGCCGTCTGCCTGGTCGAGCCGACCGCCCGGCGTGTCTTGAAAACGCCCGGCCCGTACCTGGCAACGGCGGTCGGCCTGCTCCTCTTCTCGCCGGTGATCGTCTGGAACGCCCGGAACGAGTGGGCCTCGTTCGTCTTCCAGGGGGCTCGGGCCTCGGGACCGTTGACCATCGACCCGGCCGCGCTGTTCGGGGCAATGGTCGCTCAGGTCTTCTACCTGCTGCCGTGGATGGCCGCGGCACTGATGCTCGTCGCGGCGCGGATCATTCGGCATCCGTCCCCCGACCCCGATCGCCGCCGATGGGACCGCCTCTTTCTCGGCCTGGCGTTGGTCCCCTTCTTTTTCTTCATGGCGGTTTCGGCCATCCGACCGGTCTTGCCACACTGGGGGTTGATCGGCGTCTCAGCCCTGATGCCCCCGCTGGGCGCGGCCTGGGCCGATCGCCTGGCCCAGCAGCCTCGGATTATGCGGCGACGGCTCGCGTTCATCGCCCTGGCCCCGATCATTCTGACAACCCTTGCCCTCGCCCACGTCAACACAGGATGGCTTCAAGGGGGCGGCTCGGAGCGAATCACCCTGCTTCCTCCCGAGGCCGACCCGTCACGCGACCTGTTCGGCTGGGATCAGATCGCCGACGAACTGCGCCGCCGGGGCCTGCTCAATCGGCCCGACACCTTCGTCTTCACCGGCCACTGGCATGTGAGCGGCCAGCTTGCCCACGCGATCGGCCCCAATACGCCGGTCCTCTGCTACCACGAGGGAGACGCCCGGGGATTCTCCGGCTGGAGTCGACCCGACGATTGGGTCGGCCAGGATGGCATCCTCGTCGCCATCGACGACCGATCGACCGAGCCCCAATGCTTCGACCGCTGGTTCGAGCGGATCGAGCCGATCGCCTCGTTCGACATCGTCCGCGGCGGCGTCCCGATCCGCCCGGTGCGCCTCTTTCGCTGCGTCCGACAAACCCGGCCCTTCCGCTTCGACGCCCCTCCGGGCCGATAA